Proteins encoded together in one Penaeus vannamei isolate JL-2024 chromosome 41, ASM4276789v1, whole genome shotgun sequence window:
- the LOC138860463 gene encoding mucin-7-like produces the protein MKNFRAVRGRPKAEPTHGRTHTLAYIRGSVNHHLSFTLQPCLSRLPSSPAWLSSLCATRPQSTSPLSPSTPQDLTTPPNPHTTPPNPHTTPPNQNTTPPNPPITPPSQHTTPPHTTSPNTLMSHPSTTTTTASPTATPAPTSATRSPATATRPRAATPSTSPTAASRPSSTWTTATVL, from the exons ATGAAGAACTTCAGA GCTGTGCGAGGAAGGCCTAAGGCAGAACCAACGCACGGACGAACGCACACTCTCGCATATATAAGAGGAAGTGTCAACCACCATTTATCATTCACTCTCCAGCCATGTCTCTCAAG GTTGCCGTCCTCGCCTGCGTGGCTGTCGTCGCTCTGTGCAACAAGGCCCCAGTCCACAAGCCCCTTATCCCCGTCTACACCCCAAGACcttaccacgcccccgaacccacataccacgcccccgaacccgcaTACCACGCCCCCGAATCAGAataccacgcccccgaacccgcctaTCACGCCCCCGAGCCAACATACCACGCCCCCGCACACTACGAGCCCGAATACCCTGAT GTCCCACCcaagtacaactacaactacggcgtcgccgacggctactccggcgccaacttcggccactcggagtcccgcgacggctacaagaccgagggcagctactccgtcgacctccccgacggccgcaagcagaccgtcaagtacgtggacaacggcgacggtcttgtag